The bacterium genome segment GCGCGCCCGCCGGTGTCGCCGCGCTCGCCAACGAAGACAGCGTGCGTCTCTGGCTGACGGAGAACCCGCCAGCTTACTGCAATCTCACCGCCGCGGCCGTGCCCGCAGGCCTGGCGTACAGCCGCAAGTATTTCCGCTGGCAATTCACCTTCAGCGCAACGGAATTGCGCGACAACATTCGCAAACAGACCGGCGAGGATTTCGGCGACCTGCTCGATTTGCAGCCGCTCAGCCGGGGCGTCTCCGGCAGGATCACGCGGCTGCGCGCCATCGGCACGAAAAAAAGTTTCGAAATCAACCGCGAGCTTGCCATTCGCCAGGCGCTTTCGCCACAAACGCTGTGGAGCAGTCTGTTCGTGATCGACCGCACGGCTGCTGCCAACGGTGGCGTGGCTGAATTCACTTTGCGCGGCGCCGGCGCCGGGCATGGCGTCGGCATGTGCCAAATCGGCGCGGCGAGGATGGCTCTGGCCGGCAGCAGCCATGAGACTATTCTCGCGCATTATTACACCGGTGTCCGCATCATACGGGCCTATTGACAACACTCGCCTCCCGCCCAGACAACAGACTCAGCGCGCAGCAATGACCACGCAGCTCTCGATTCGCCAACTGCGCACGCACGCCGAATATCGCGCGTGCGTGGCGCTGCAAAAAGAGACGTGGGGCACCGTCTTCACCGAGATGGTCCCGCCCTCGCTCCTGCTGGTGAGCCAGAAGATCGGCGGCGTGGCAGCGGGCGCCTTCGATGAAAACGAGCGTCTGATCGGTTTCGTGTTCGGACTCACCGGCGTGAAGGAGGGCCGGTTGGTGCATTGGTCAGACATGCTGGCGGTGCGGCCGGAACTGCGCGATCGCGGCATCGGCAGACGCCTAAAATTGTATCAACGCGAGCTGGTGCTGGCGCTGGGTGTGCGCACAATCTACTGGACATTTGATCCGCTGGTGGCGCGCAATGCGCATCTCAACTTCAATGGTCTGGGCGTGACGGTTGAAGAATACGTGCCGGACATGTACGACAGCGATTCGCCGAGTGATTTGCATCGCGGCCTGGCGCTCGATCGCCTCGTGGTGGCATGGCATATTTCTCCCGAAGCGCCGGCTGAACCGCAAACCGACCTGAGTGAAGCCACGCGCACCCGCTTCGCGCATGCACCGATCATCAATCTCCAAACCTCGCAAACCGCCGCTGCCGGCAATGCCGAGGCAGTCCTGCCGTTGCACGAACGCATTCGCCTTGAAATTCCATCAGACCTTCAGGCACTCAAGGAACATTCACTTGAAGCCGCGGTGCGCTGGCAGGCTGCCGTGCGTGCCGCATTTCTCTTCTATTTGCAACAGAACTATCGTGTCGCCGGCTTCTATCGCGAGGCCGGCACCAGCCGTTGCTTCTATGGTCTGCAAAGCAGCGCGACGGCATTCTGATCGCTGCGCGCCCGCTGAAGCAAGGAGGCCGCGGGCATTGTGCCTGCCGGGCCGATGACGCCAACTTGACCAAAGGGTCGCCTGCATGCTGCAAATCGAACGTCTCACACTGCGCGAGATTCGCCTGCCGCTCAAAGAACCCTTTGAGATTTCCTCCGGCACAGTCAAAGATCGCCGCGTTTTTCTGCTGCAACTGCGCGAAACCGGCGGCCGCACCGGCTGGAGCGAATGCGTGGCCGGCGAAGAGCCAAACTACACCGCCGAGACAGTGGAAACCGCCTGGATCGCGTTGCGCGAGTGGATTGCGCCGCGCGTGCTCGGCTGCCAGTTCAACCACCCGCGCGAGATTTTTCCGCTGCTCGAACAGAACTTCCGCGGCCACCAGATGGCGAAGGCCGCCTTGGAAATGGGCGCGTGGGAATTGGCCGCGCAAATCGAGGGCGTGCCGCTCAGCCGGCTGCTCGGCGGCACCCGCACGCACATCGCTGCCGGCGTTTCGCTCGGCATTCAAAAGAGTCCGGCG includes the following:
- a CDS encoding GNAT family N-acetyltransferase, with the translated sequence MTTQLSIRQLRTHAEYRACVALQKETWGTVFTEMVPPSLLLVSQKIGGVAAGAFDENERLIGFVFGLTGVKEGRLVHWSDMLAVRPELRDRGIGRRLKLYQRELVLALGVRTIYWTFDPLVARNAHLNFNGLGVTVEEYVPDMYDSDSPSDLHRGLALDRLVVAWHISPEAPAEPQTDLSEATRTRFAHAPIINLQTSQTAAAGNAEAVLPLHERIRLEIPSDLQALKEHSLEAAVRWQAAVRAAFLFYLQQNYRVAGFYREAGTSRCFYGLQSSATAF